In the genome of Fusobacterium sp., one region contains:
- a CDS encoding NAD-dependent protein deacylase, with protein MDKIKELAEIIKDSKYIVVFSGAGASTDSGLRDFRGKNGLYNDRSYMGYEPEEILSHDFFFSHRDIFDRYLIEKLSINDIKPNAGHKAVAELEKIGKVKAVITQNIDDLHQAAGSKNVLELHGTLKKWYCLSCGCFDSKSFNCECGGIVRPQVTLYGEMLDDEVTSKAINEIEKADTLIIVGTSLTVYPAAYYLNYFSGNNLVILNETPTSQDGKAQLVIRDNFSKVMTETMNLLK; from the coding sequence ATGGATAAGATAAAAGAATTAGCTGAAATAATAAAAGATAGTAAATATATAGTGGTGTTTAGTGGAGCTGGGGCTTCAACTGATTCTGGTTTACGTGACTTTCGTGGTAAAAATGGACTTTATAATGATAGAAGTTATATGGGATATGAGCCTGAAGAGATATTAAGTCATGATTTCTTTTTTTCACATAGAGATATTTTTGATAGATATCTTATAGAAAAGTTGTCTATAAATGATATAAAACCTAATGCTGGGCATAAGGCAGTAGCTGAATTAGAAAAAATAGGAAAAGTTAAAGCAGTTATTACGCAAAATATAGATGATCTTCATCAAGCAGCAGGAAGTAAAAATGTTTTGGAACTTCATGGAACTTTAAAAAAATGGTATTGTCTGTCATGTGGATGTTTTGATAGCAAATCTTTTAATTGTGAATGTGGTGGAATAGTAAGACCTCAAGTAACTCTTTATGGAGAAATGCTTGATGATGAGGTTACTTCTAAAGCTATAAATGAAATAGAAAAAGCAGATACATTGATAATTGTTGGAACTAGTTTAACAGTTTATCCAGCAGCATATTATTTGAATTACTTTTCTGGAAATAATCTTGTTATTTTAAATGAAACACCTACTTCACAAGATGGAAAAGCACAACTTGTGATAAGAGATAATTTTTCTAAAGTTATGACTGAAACTATGAATTTATTAAAATAG
- a CDS encoding MalY/PatB family protein, which produces MKYNFDEIIDRSKTNSRKWNPEIYKNIYNGKTDLLPLWVADMDFRVAPAILNSLQAVLTHGILGYTTADKEYFQAIIDWNKNRKDIDLKKEWILFTNGVVPALNYIIQTFTEEEDSILIQTPVYHPFRISTENNNRKIVTNSLINTNGYYTIDFNDFEKKIIDNNVKIFILCNPHNPVGRVWVKEELEKMGEICLRHNVLVVSDEIHSDLIFKDNKFTSFLTLKDELKNNCIVCTAPSKTFNLAGLQTSLIFIADNEIRDKYKNTLMKIRLETPSTFGVEAIKAGYLHSAEWLDELIDYLDGNRRFIEEYIKENMPGVKYLKPEGTYLAWIDFRNVLKDEETLEEIFEDKAKVAIDYGSWFGEEGTGYIRLNFACPKSVVKEALDRVKNVIFK; this is translated from the coding sequence ATGAAGTATAATTTTGATGAAATAATTGATAGAAGTAAAACAAATTCTAGAAAATGGAATCCTGAAATTTATAAAAATATATACAATGGAAAAACCGACTTACTTCCTTTATGGGTTGCAGATATGGACTTTAGAGTTGCTCCAGCTATACTCAACAGTTTACAAGCTGTACTTACTCATGGAATACTTGGATACACTACAGCTGATAAGGAATATTTCCAAGCTATTATTGATTGGAATAAAAATAGAAAAGATATAGATTTGAAAAAAGAATGGATATTATTTACAAATGGAGTAGTTCCAGCTCTTAATTATATAATACAAACATTTACTGAAGAAGAAGATTCCATTCTTATTCAAACCCCTGTATATCATCCATTTAGAATATCTACAGAAAATAATAATAGAAAAATAGTTACTAACTCTTTGATAAATACTAATGGTTACTATACTATAGATTTTAATGACTTTGAAAAGAAAATAATTGATAACAATGTTAAAATATTTATTCTTTGCAATCCCCACAATCCAGTAGGAAGAGTATGGGTAAAAGAAGAACTTGAAAAAATGGGAGAAATATGTTTAAGACATAATGTTCTTGTAGTATCTGATGAAATTCATTCTGACCTTATTTTTAAAGATAATAAATTTACTTCATTTCTTACTTTAAAAGATGAACTCAAAAATAATTGTATAGTATGTACAGCTCCAAGTAAAACATTTAATCTTGCTGGACTTCAAACTTCCCTAATTTTTATTGCTGATAATGAAATAAGAGACAAATACAAAAATACTCTTATGAAAATAAGACTTGAAACTCCAAGTACTTTTGGTGTAGAAGCTATCAAAGCTGGATATTTGCATTCTGCTGAATGGCTTGATGAATTAATTGATTACCTTGATGGTAACAGAAGATTCATTGAAGAATATATCAAAGAAAATATGCCTGGTGTGAAATATTTAAAACCTGAAGGAACTTATCTTGCATGGATAGATTTCAGAAATGTACTAAAAGATGAAGAAACTTTAGAAGAAATATTTGAAGATAAAGCTAAGGTCGCTATTGATTATGGTAGCTGGTTTGGAGAAGAGGGAACAGGATATATAAGACTCAACTTTGCTTGCCCTAAATCAGTAGTTAAAGAAGCTCTTGATAGAGTTAAGAATGTCATATTTAAATAA
- a CDS encoding aldo/keto reductase → MYKLRNGVEIPEIAFGTWKITDPEICRKSVKFALETGYRHIDTAMIYKNEEFVGEGIKEFLDENKNIKREDLFITTKVWNSDQGYDSTLAAFELSLKKLALDYIDLYLIHWPNTPNMKTTIDTWKALEKLYKEKKVRAIGVCNFEIHHFEELLPETEIIPMIDQIELHPLNQQLNSRAYCKDKDIIVESWSPLMQGNLENDVIEKIGKVYGKTIAQVILKWHLQSGLLPLPKSVTPSRIKENKDLDFILSDEDMNTINALNKDERFATHPDNMSAGFEKLR, encoded by the coding sequence ATGTACAAATTAAGAAATGGTGTAGAAATACCAGAAATAGCTTTTGGAACTTGGAAGATAACTGACCCAGAAATATGTAGAAAAAGTGTAAAATTTGCTTTAGAAACTGGATACAGACATATAGATACTGCAATGATATATAAAAATGAAGAATTTGTTGGAGAAGGAATCAAAGAATTCTTAGATGAAAATAAAAATATAAAAAGAGAAGATCTTTTTATCACTACAAAAGTATGGAATTCAGATCAAGGATATGATTCAACTTTAGCTGCTTTTGAACTTTCTCTAAAAAAATTAGCCCTTGATTATATAGACCTTTATCTTATTCATTGGCCTAACACTCCTAATATGAAAACTACTATTGATACTTGGAAGGCTCTTGAAAAACTTTATAAAGAGAAAAAAGTAAGAGCTATTGGAGTATGTAACTTTGAAATCCATCACTTTGAAGAACTACTTCCAGAAACAGAAATTATACCTATGATAGATCAAATAGAACTTCATCCATTAAATCAACAATTAAATTCGAGAGCTTACTGCAAAGATAAAGATATTATAGTTGAGTCTTGGAGTCCGTTAATGCAGGGAAATCTTGAAAATGATGTTATAGAAAAAATTGGAAAGGTATATGGAAAAACTATTGCTCAGGTCATCCTTAAATGGCATCTTCAATCTGGACTTCTTCCATTACCAAAATCTGTAACTCCATCTAGAATAAAAGAAAATAAGGATCTTGACTTTATTCTTTCTGATGAAGATATGAATACTATTAATGCTTTAAATAAAGATGAGAGATTTGCAACTCATCCAGACAATATGAGTGCTGGTTTTGAAAAATTAAGATAA